From the genome of Arthrobacter alpinus, one region includes:
- a CDS encoding isocitrate lyase/PEP mutase family protein, with protein sequence MSTASKATELLRLHQAPQILQLANVWDVISAKVISELPGTKALATASHSIAASYGYEDGECMPLATMIEAVGRIAAATDLPVTADLEAGYGNPGETIRRAIGVGIVGANIEDQMRPLPQAIAQMKQAANAGAAEGIDFVLNARTDAFLRGADRDPKEVLEAALERGKAYLELGATCIFVPGKLDEYTVKALVAGIGWGKVSVINVPGSLTPSKLEALGVARISYGPWIQRVALTAIADAATALMNDGVLPEGTRPLN encoded by the coding sequence ATGAGCACAGCGAGTAAAGCCACCGAACTCCTTCGCCTCCACCAAGCTCCACAAATCCTGCAATTGGCCAATGTGTGGGATGTCATCAGTGCCAAGGTCATTTCAGAGCTGCCCGGCACCAAGGCCCTTGCCACGGCAAGCCACTCCATCGCCGCCTCTTACGGCTATGAGGACGGCGAATGCATGCCGCTGGCCACCATGATCGAGGCTGTGGGCCGCATCGCGGCCGCCACCGATCTTCCCGTCACTGCGGACCTTGAGGCCGGCTACGGCAATCCCGGCGAGACCATTCGCCGCGCCATTGGTGTGGGCATTGTGGGCGCGAACATCGAAGACCAGATGCGTCCGCTCCCCCAGGCCATCGCCCAGATGAAACAAGCCGCCAATGCGGGTGCGGCAGAAGGTATCGACTTTGTCCTCAACGCCCGAACCGATGCCTTCTTGCGCGGCGCCGACCGGGACCCGAAGGAAGTCCTGGAGGCCGCCCTTGAACGGGGCAAGGCGTACCTTGAGCTCGGCGCAACGTGCATTTTCGTTCCGGGAAAATTGGACGAATACACGGTGAAGGCTCTGGTAGCCGGCATCGGGTGGGGCAAGGTCAGCGTCATCAACGTGCCCGGTTCGCTCACACCCTCCAAGCTTGAGGCGCTGGGCGTGGCCCGGATCTCCTACGGCCCCTGGATTCAGCGGGTCGCCCTGACCGCCATCGCCGACGCCGCCACTGCCCTGATGAACGACGGCGTCCTGCCGGAAGGAACGCGACCGCTGAACTGA